In a single window of the Nodularia spumigena CCY9414 genome:
- a CDS encoding efflux RND transporter permease subunit → MAQLFFRNLRLLLLAIFLIVAWGTVTFQSLPRLEDPELTSRFALVTTFLPGGTAERTESLVTDPIEAKIAEIPEVKTYESTSRAGVSTISVDLLDSVGKNRVPLVWSRVRDKLREVQGELPREASEPKLVEGEVRAYALLTALTWEQSDAPNYAILRRRAEMLKNALRSLSGTDEVEIFGAPQEEITVNVNTETLASLGITASELAEQIQQSDAKISAGQFRGDNTLLYEVQGELDTLNRLQQIPVGCSNCESNREFRLLADIATIEKGIATPPTELAFTAGKAAIAVGVYVQSQYRLDRWIVEAQKAIDIFRADLPKGIGLEIVFNQSRYVSSRLNNLIGNLLSGALILFVICMIMMGWQQALAVQIALPLSVAIAIIVMGLLGIPLHQMSVTGLIVALGILVDNAIILVDEMNIRLKTGMSLETAIAETVQYLRAPLLGGTLTTVFSFAPIALLPGATGEFVGTIGLNVIVAVLASLLVALTISPAITAKIYQWNHRRSLTSKGVIDKERWWESGFSHPGLSAWYRRSLHWSLRYPKRAIALTLILPVMGFTLMSTLSLQFFPRADREQFTVELELPPVSSLGQIQELTQEVEAALRRHSEVEQVYWFLGKSPPKVYYNQLTNRENESSFAGAIVQMNGIAGDRFIRQLQTEFNSAFPNARALVRLFEQGPPFEAPIELRIYGSDVERLQQLSEQLRSILAEVPTITHIRSRVNDVLPQLSLNIDEPEARSLGLSRRETARQLQIITEGVNGGTILEDSEEVPIRVRLSDSDRSDLSQLQSVNLLPSNSKGYIPLETIGKLSLVPKNAAITRKNGRRVSTVQGYLTAGTLPANALADFRQRLQNSFSLPQGYSLEFGGEEAERNSATGGLIGYGIVLGIALVVTLVISMNSFALAGLIGIVAILSIGGGGLSVWLFGYPFGFNPIIGTVGLIGVAVNDAITVLTALKTDILAQTGNREAMVETVIHTTRHVLTTTFTTMAGFIPLILGGGGFWPPLAVVIAGGVGGATILALYFIPSAYLLLRSPYQL, encoded by the coding sequence CCAAGATTGCCGAAATTCCCGAAGTCAAAACCTATGAGTCTACGTCACGAGCTGGGGTTTCGACTATTTCCGTAGATTTACTTGATAGTGTGGGTAAAAATCGTGTGCCTTTGGTGTGGTCACGGGTGCGGGATAAATTGCGGGAGGTGCAAGGGGAATTGCCCAGGGAAGCCAGTGAACCAAAATTAGTTGAGGGAGAAGTGCGTGCTTATGCTCTCCTTACCGCTCTGACTTGGGAACAGTCTGATGCACCGAACTACGCCATTTTGCGGCGACGGGCAGAGATGTTAAAAAATGCCTTGCGATCGCTCTCTGGTACAGATGAAGTGGAAATTTTTGGCGCACCCCAAGAAGAAATCACGGTGAATGTGAATACAGAAACTCTTGCTAGTTTGGGAATTACCGCCTCAGAATTAGCAGAGCAAATTCAACAAAGCGATGCGAAAATCTCCGCCGGACAGTTTCGCGGTGATAATACATTACTCTATGAAGTCCAGGGAGAATTGGATACCCTGAACCGTTTGCAGCAAATACCTGTGGGCTGTTCTAACTGTGAATCTAACCGGGAATTTCGGCTTTTGGCAGACATCGCCACTATTGAAAAAGGAATTGCCACACCGCCCACAGAATTGGCATTTACTGCCGGTAAAGCTGCGATCGCCGTTGGTGTTTATGTCCAGTCCCAATATCGTCTGGATCGCTGGATAGTAGAAGCTCAAAAGGCGATCGATATTTTTCGGGCTGATTTACCTAAAGGGATAGGGTTAGAAATTGTCTTTAATCAGAGTCGTTATGTGTCGTCGCGATTAAATAATCTGATTGGGAATTTGCTATCTGGTGCTTTGATCCTGTTTGTGATTTGCATGATCATGATGGGTTGGCAACAAGCATTAGCCGTACAGATTGCCTTGCCTCTTTCAGTAGCGATCGCTATCATTGTCATGGGTTTATTGGGTATTCCCTTACATCAAATGTCAGTGACGGGGCTAATTGTGGCCTTGGGCATTCTGGTTGATAATGCGATTATTCTCGTGGATGAGATGAATATCCGCCTGAAAACGGGAATGTCTTTAGAAACTGCCATCGCCGAAACCGTGCAGTATCTGCGTGCGCCTTTGCTGGGGGGAACACTCACCACTGTATTCTCCTTTGCACCCATTGCCCTACTTCCCGGTGCAACTGGTGAATTTGTCGGGACGATTGGTTTAAATGTAATTGTGGCCGTGCTGGCTTCGCTGTTGGTGGCCTTAACGATTTCCCCAGCGATTACCGCCAAAATTTATCAGTGGAATCATCGTCGCTCTCTCACTTCTAAAGGCGTGATTGACAAAGAAAGATGGTGGGAATCAGGATTTTCTCATCCTGGACTTAGCGCTTGGTATCGTCGTTCTTTGCACTGGTCTTTGAGGTATCCCAAACGAGCGATCGCCCTCACGCTGATTTTACCAGTAATGGGGTTTACTTTGATGTCTACCCTAAGTTTACAATTTTTTCCCCGTGCCGACCGCGAACAATTCACTGTGGAGTTAGAACTGCCTCCTGTTAGTTCTCTAGGGCAAATTCAAGAGCTGACACAAGAAGTAGAAGCCGCTTTACGCCGCCATTCTGAAGTTGAACAAGTGTATTGGTTCTTGGGTAAGAGTCCGCCGAAAGTCTATTACAACCAACTCACGAATCGGGAGAACGAGAGCAGTTTTGCTGGGGCGATTGTGCAGATGAATGGCATTGCTGGCGATCGCTTCATTCGCCAACTGCAAACAGAATTTAACAGTGCCTTTCCCAATGCTCGTGCTTTGGTGCGGTTGTTTGAACAGGGGCCACCTTTTGAAGCCCCGATTGAGTTACGCATTTACGGCTCTGATGTGGAGCGTCTACAACAATTAAGTGAGCAACTTCGTTCTATTTTGGCAGAAGTTCCTACCATTACTCACATTCGCAGTCGCGTCAACGATGTGCTTCCCCAACTGTCCCTGAATATTGACGAACCAGAAGCGCGATCTCTGGGTTTGAGTCGTCGCGAAACAGCACGGCAATTGCAAATTATCACTGAGGGGGTAAACGGTGGCACGATTTTAGAAGATAGCGAAGAAGTGCCTATACGAGTCCGTTTGAGTGATAGCGATCGCTCTGACTTGAGCCAATTACAATCAGTGAATCTTCTCCCAAGCAATAGCAAAGGCTACATTCCCTTAGAAACTATTGGCAAACTGAGTTTAGTCCCCAAAAATGCCGCTATCACTCGCAAAAACGGTCGCCGAGTCAGCACCGTGCAGGGCTATCTCACCGCCGGAACCTTACCAGCCAATGCTTTGGCTGATTTTCGCCAACGTTTGCAAAACTCTTTCTCACTGCCTCAAGGCTATAGCCTGGAATTTGGTGGTGAAGAAGCAGAACGTAACAGTGCCACTGGCGGACTAATCGGTTATGGCATTGTGCTAGGAATTGCCCTGGTGGTAACTTTGGTAATTTCCATGAATTCTTTCGCCCTTGCGGGTTTGATTGGCATAGTGGCGATTCTGTCCATCGGTGGGGGTGGATTATCGGTTTGGCTATTTGGCTATCCTTTTGGCTTTAATCCCATTATCGGCACAGTCGGATTGATTGGGGTTGCGGTGAATGATGCGATTACTGTTCTCACTGCTTTGAAGACTGATATTCTTGCCCAAACAGGCAATCGCGAAGCGATGGTAGAAACAGTCATTCACACTACGCGCCACGTACTCACAACCACATTCACCACAATGGCAGGTTTTATTCCCCTGATTCTCGGCGGTGGTGGATTTTGGCCGCCTTTAGCAGTGGTGATTGCCGGCGGTGTGGGTGGTGCAACCATTCTCGCCCTTTACTTTATTCCCAGTGCCTATTTATTATTGCGATCGCCATATCAGCTTTAA